GCCCGGTCTGCCAGAAGCAGACGCGTGCGCGATAATGTGAACGGCCAAGGCTGCCCCTCCCCGAAAAAGCCTGAAAAGGCATGGACTCTCGTCTCTTGCAGGTTGCGACCTTCACCGTCGGCATCTTCTGCAGGACAGGCTCGCGACCGCTTGAACTCGAGGTTCAGGAGGGCTCGCCATGGCCAAGATCGACGTCGTTTCCCACATCCACCGTGACCCGGTTTCGGAGCACCTCACGATCCGCAGGATCGGCACCTCCGACCTCATGGACGCCTTGAGGCGGGGCGCCGAGGATTTCTGGGCCGCTCCGACCCATCTCTTCTTCATCTGCCTTTTATACCCGATCCTCGGCGTGTTCTTCGCGGGCCTCGCCTTCGGCAACAACATGCTGCCGCTTCTCTTCCCGCTCATGTCGGGCTTCGCCCTCGTGGGGCCGCTCGCGGCCGTGGGCCTCTACGAGATCAGCCGCGAGCGCGAGCGCGGACAGGACGTGTCCGTGAGCAGCGTCTCCAACGTCTTCCGCTCCCACTCCATCGGGTCGATCGCGGCGCTCGGCGTTCTGCTGATGGTGATCTTCATCGCCTGGCTCCTGACGGCCCAGGCGCTTTATCAATCGCTGTTCGGCTGGCATGCCCCGGATTCTCTGAGCGGCTTCCTGCATGAGGTCTTCACCACCCGGGACGGCTGGACCCTCGTCATCGCGGGCAATGCCCTCGGCTTCATCTTCAGCGCCGTCGTCTTCTCCTTGAGCGTGATCTCCTTCCCGCTCCTGCTCGACCGGGACGTGGGCGCGATCCCTGCGATCCTCACATCCTTCAGGGCGGTGGCCGCTAATCCCGGTCCCATGATCGTCTGGGCGCTCATCGTTGCCCTGGCGCTCGTCATCGGCTTCATCCCGCTCTTCGTGGGGCTGGCCGTGGTGCTGCCGATCCTCGGGCACGCGACCTGGCACCTCTATCGCAAGGTGGTGGAATGACCTGTCCGGGCCGTCACGCCCCTCCGGGTCAACTCGCTCCCTCCCGTCATCCCCGTCCCCGGACGTGATCCGGGGATCGCGATAGGGACTTGCCGAGCCCCGCCGCCTCCCGTAACCCAGGGACGCAACAGCGGAGATTCCGGCCATGGCCTATGAAACGATCATCGTCGAGACGCGCGGCAAGGTGGGACTCATCACCCTCAACCGCCCCCAGGCTCTCAACGCCCTCAATTCGGCGCTCCTGAACGAGGTGAACCAGGCCCTCGACACCTTCGAGGCCGATCCGGCGGTCGGCTGCATCGTGGTCACCGGGTCCGAAAAGGCTTTCGCCGCGGGAGCCGACATCAAGGAGATGGCCTCGCTCGCCTATCCGCAGATCTATCTCGACAACCAGTTCTCCGGCTGGGAGAAGGTGGCGGGCCGCCGCAAGCCGATGATCGCCGCGGTCGCGGGCTTTGCGCTCGGCGGCGGCTGCGAATTCGCCATGATGTGCGATTTCATCATCGCGGCCGACAACGCCAAGTTCGGCCAGCCCGAGATCAAGCTGGGCGTCATGCCCGGCATGGGCGGCACGCAGCGCCTCACCCGCCTCGTCGGCCGGGCCAAGGCCATGGAGATGTGCCTGACGGGAAGGATGATGGGCGCGGAAGAGGCCGAGCGCTCCGGCCTCGTCGCCCGCGTGGTGCCCCTCGCGGACCTCATCTCCGAGACCATGAAGACGGCGGAGACCATCGCGGCCATGTCGCTGCCCATCGCCATGATGACGAAGGAAACCATCAACCGGGCCGATGAGGTGTCCTTGTCCGAGGGCATCCGTTTCGAGCGGCGGGTGTTCCACGCCATGTTCGCCACCGCCGACCAGAAGGAAGGCATGGCCGCCTTCGTGGACAAGCGCGCCGCCGAATTCAAAGATCAGTAACCGTGCCGGATATCGGTTTCGACATGATCGCGGCTCTCGCCGCGATCTCTTTTTTCGCGGGCTTCGTGGATTCGATCGCGGGCGGCGGCGGGCTTCTCACGGTGCCTGCTCTCCTGCTCGCAGGTCTCAGTCCGGCGAGCGCCATCGCCACCAACAAGGTGCAGGGCGCCTTCGCGGCGGCATCCGCCACCTACACCTTCGGACGCCGCGAGCTGATCAACTGGCGCAAGGCCTGGGGCTTCACGGCCGTGGCCTTCGTGAGCGGGGTCGCGGGCGCGCTCTGCGTGCGATTCCTGCCGCAATCCCTTCTGCAGATGCTGATCCCGGTGCTCCTGATCGCCATCGCGGTCTATTTCGCCCTGTCGCGCAAAGTGAAGGACGAGGACGCCCATGCCCGGATGACGGCGTTCGCCTTCGGCGCCACCGCTCCGGTCGCCGTCGGCTTCTATGACGGAATCTTCGGACCCGGCGCCGGCTCCTTCTACATGCTCGCCTTCGTGACACTCCTCGGCTACGGGGTGGTTCGGGCGACAGCCCATACCAAGCTTCTGAACCTTGCGAGCAACCTGGGCAGCCTTCTTCTCTATGCGGCCACCGGAGCCGTGATCTGGCCGGTAGGCCTCGTCATGGCAGGAGCCTCGTTTCTCGGGGCGCAGGTGGGCTCGCGGCTCGCCATGCGGCTGGGGAGCCGGATCATCCGTCCGCTGCTGGTCCTGGTCTCGGCCGCCATGGCGCTGAGGCTCCTCGTCGATCCCGCCAATCCGTGGCGCGTCATCCTGTCGGAAGGAGTGCGCGGAGGCCTCTCGGCGCTTTTTTGAGGCGCACAGACCTACGGACATTGACGTTCCCGAGGATCACGTCTATAAGCCGCCCCACACGAGCCCGCGCGTCCGCGGGCTCTTCGGTTTCCATTCATCGACCGGTCGCTGACGGAGCTCCAAGCCGGGCTTGTCGCGTCGGACTTTTAACAAACGAGGATTGGCCATGGCCAACACCGTGTCCGCCAAGAAAATGACCCGCAAGATTGCCAAGCGCACTGCGGTCAACAAGTCCCGCCGCAGCCGCATGCGGACGTTCGTCCGCAAGGTCGAGGAGGCGATCGCCTCCGGCAACCAGACCGAGGCCTTCGCGGCCATGCGCGCCGCCGAGCCGGAAATGATGCGCGCCGCCCAGAAGGGCATCGTGCACAAGAACACCGCTTCCCGGAAGGTTTCGCGCCTGACGAGCCGCATCAAGGCCCTGAGCGCCTAAACCGCTCCCAGGCAGCATCGACGATGTTCGAACCCGGCCCAACGGCCGGGTTTTTTGCTGACCACCCGCCCCATGTCTATCCGGCAGAACTATCCAGCGTAAACCGCCTCCTGCACGCGCCCCTCCCGAACGAGCCGGGCCCGCAAGCGGGAAGGTACTGGTCGCCGCCCCTCCAAACCGCTCCGCGTCCGTTTCCGGCGATTAGAGCATCGGACCCAAACGTAGAATCCACTTGTGGGATTGGATCCGATGCTCGCTTCTAGAGGAGCGCATCGTGCGGACCCCAGCCGAAGCGCGCCCTCCAGGCGGAAGGCCTTGCGATGGAGCAGCTGCGAGCCCCTCCCTTCATTTGCCTCACCTGCCTCACCGTCGAACACCGCCTCCCCCTCCCCCACGGCGGGAACGGACCCGATGCCTCGAACTTCGCTCGCTCAAGCCGTTGGAAGCCAGCTGTCTCCGTCATGCCGCAAAGGGACAGACCGAACAGCCCCGATAGCAGCTTTTTGCTCGCCTTTTATCCACACGGGAGCTTGACTTTATCATCGGAAAACAGGGTGAGAATCCACAAGGCGCAGATTCAAAATGCACATGAAATGCCGATGCCGATCAGTAGCTTAGCAGGCAAAGGTTCGCAAAGCATCGGAATCACCCTCCGGGAGGCGCCGAATCGATCCTGAATCAAGGTTGCGGAAAAAGCTTTTTTCGCGCGTCGAAACAAGCTGGGGCGACACTGTGAATCAGTTGAAGAGTCAGGACTTTATCGCCGCACCCCAAAACCTGTGGACGGGTCTGTGGAGCCTTTTTGGGCATCTTTGCAGGATGCCTGTTGACTCGACCATGTTGCGCGCCCTCGCCCAGCCTGTATATGGTCATCCTGCTTCAACGGCTCGCCGTTAAGTCATCCGTTCAAGTCCCAAGCTATAGAACACAATCATGGGGTCAGGGCTTTGTTTCATTCTGACAAGAAGCAGGCGAAAGCACGTGCCTTCCTCAGAGGTAGTCTTGATAGAGCTTGAAGGGCTATCCAAGGGGTAGCGTTTTCCGACTGCCTCGACTTTGAAGCGGTTCGATAATCTTTAGTACAATTGGGGGCGCCACGTTCTGAACAACCTGTGATTCAGGGCTGCTTTGCTGTTCAGAACGGGTCATGCGTGGGGGTTTTGCTCAATCCGGCAAAGCCTCGTGGAGGAAATTTGATGTATCGCAGCGAGGACCATCGCGCCTTTGCCGCTGCCAATGAGAGCGGCATGGAAGCTTCTGGCGAGCAAACGGCATCGGATGTCTGGACGCGGGTCAAGCGCCGCCTGCGTGCCGAGCTGGGTGAGGATATCTTTGCCAGCTGGTTCGGCCGCCTGGAACTGGATACGGTGATGGAAGGCTGCGCCTATCTGACGGTGCCGACCCGGTTCCTGAAAAGCTGGATCGAGTCCCACTATGCCGACCGGGTGCTGTCGGTGTACCGCTCGGAGACCAAGGATGTGGAGCGCGTGGTGATCGGCGTGCGCAACACGATCGGCCGCGAGGCATCCGCCCAGCGCCGCCCGGGCGAGGCCCCCCGTCCGAACACGCCTGCCCCCATGCCGATGACCGTTCAGGCCAACGAACCCAAGACGCCCTCGCTCACTCTTCCCCAGGAGGAGCGGACGGAAAACTCGGATCTCGGCGGCGCGCCGCTCGATCCGCGCCTGACTTTTGAGAGCTTCATCATCGGCCGCTCCAATGCCCTGGCGCATGCTGCCGCCGACCGGGTCGCCCATGCGGCCAACGGTCAGGTGATCTACAACCCGCTTTATCTTCATGCGGGCGTTGGTCTCGGCAAGACCCATTTGCTCCATGCCATCGGCCATCAGATGCGCGGCCAGGGCCGGCGCGTCATCTATCTCACCGCGGACCGCTTCATGTACGGCTTCGTCGCGTCCCTGAAGGCGCAGACGTCGCTGGCCTTCAAGGAGCGCCTGCGCGGGATCGACCTGCTCATCATCGACGACGTGCAGTTCATCCAGGGCAAGCAGATCCAGCAGGAATTCGGCCACACGCTCAACGCCCTCATCGATGCGGGCCGCCAGATCGTGATCGCCGCCGACCGCCCGCCGGCGGATCTCGAGAACCTGGACGAGCGCGTGCGCTCGCGCCTCGCTGGCGGCCTCGTGGTCGAGGTCACGGCGCTCGACGAAGCCCTTCGCACCTCGATCCTCTCCACCCGCATCGAGGCCCTCAAAACCATTCACTCCACCTTCGAGGTGGGTCCCAACGTCATCGCCTACGTGGCCCGCTCGATCACGGCGAACGGCCGCGATCTCGAAGGTGCGGTGAACCGCCTCCTGGCGCATGCCACGCTCACCGGCTCGGCCATCACCCTCGAGACCGCCGAGACCGCGATCCGCGATCTCGTGCGCAACCGCGAGCCGAAGCGCGTGAAGATCGAGGACATCCAGAAGCTCGTGGCCTCGCGCTACAACGTCTCCCGCTCGGATATCCTCTCGGAACGGCGAACCGCCGCCGTAGTGCGGCCACGCCAGATCGCCATGTATCTGTCCAAGGTGCTGACGCTCCGCTCCCTGCCGGAGATCGGCCGCCGCTTCGGCGGGCGTGATCACACCACCGTGCTCCATGCGGTGCGCAAGATCGAAAAGGCGCTTGGCGAGGATCACGCGCTCTCCGACGAGGTCGAGCTGCTCAAGCGGATGCTCCAGGAGTAAGCCTTTCCGGAGGAGTAAGCCTTTCCGGAGGAATAGGCCCTTCCCGGG
This window of the Microvirga sp. TS319 genome carries:
- a CDS encoding TSUP family transporter, with the translated sequence MPDIGFDMIAALAAISFFAGFVDSIAGGGGLLTVPALLLAGLSPASAIATNKVQGAFAAASATYTFGRRELINWRKAWGFTAVAFVSGVAGALCVRFLPQSLLQMLIPVLLIAIAVYFALSRKVKDEDAHARMTAFAFGATAPVAVGFYDGIFGPGAGSFYMLAFVTLLGYGVVRATAHTKLLNLASNLGSLLLYAATGAVIWPVGLVMAGASFLGAQVGSRLAMRLGSRIIRPLLVLVSAAMALRLLVDPANPWRVILSEGVRGGLSALF
- the dnaA gene encoding chromosomal replication initiator protein DnaA; amino-acid sequence: MEASGEQTASDVWTRVKRRLRAELGEDIFASWFGRLELDTVMEGCAYLTVPTRFLKSWIESHYADRVLSVYRSETKDVERVVIGVRNTIGREASAQRRPGEAPRPNTPAPMPMTVQANEPKTPSLTLPQEERTENSDLGGAPLDPRLTFESFIIGRSNALAHAAADRVAHAANGQVIYNPLYLHAGVGLGKTHLLHAIGHQMRGQGRRVIYLTADRFMYGFVASLKAQTSLAFKERLRGIDLLIIDDVQFIQGKQIQQEFGHTLNALIDAGRQIVIAADRPPADLENLDERVRSRLAGGLVVEVTALDEALRTSILSTRIEALKTIHSTFEVGPNVIAYVARSITANGRDLEGAVNRLLAHATLTGSAITLETAETAIRDLVRNREPKRVKIEDIQKLVASRYNVSRSDILSERRTAAVVRPRQIAMYLSKVLTLRSLPEIGRRFGGRDHTTVLHAVRKIEKALGEDHALSDEVELLKRMLQE
- the rpsT gene encoding 30S ribosomal protein S20; its protein translation is MANTVSAKKMTRKIAKRTAVNKSRRSRMRTFVRKVEEAIASGNQTEAFAAMRAAEPEMMRAAQKGIVHKNTASRKVSRLTSRIKALSA
- a CDS encoding enoyl-CoA hydratase; the encoded protein is MAYETIIVETRGKVGLITLNRPQALNALNSALLNEVNQALDTFEADPAVGCIVVTGSEKAFAAGADIKEMASLAYPQIYLDNQFSGWEKVAGRRKPMIAAVAGFALGGGCEFAMMCDFIIAADNAKFGQPEIKLGVMPGMGGTQRLTRLVGRAKAMEMCLTGRMMGAEEAERSGLVARVVPLADLISETMKTAETIAAMSLPIAMMTKETINRADEVSLSEGIRFERRVFHAMFATADQKEGMAAFVDKRAAEFKDQ
- a CDS encoding DUF2189 domain-containing protein — encoded protein: MAKIDVVSHIHRDPVSEHLTIRRIGTSDLMDALRRGAEDFWAAPTHLFFICLLYPILGVFFAGLAFGNNMLPLLFPLMSGFALVGPLAAVGLYEISRERERGQDVSVSSVSNVFRSHSIGSIAALGVLLMVIFIAWLLTAQALYQSLFGWHAPDSLSGFLHEVFTTRDGWTLVIAGNALGFIFSAVVFSLSVISFPLLLDRDVGAIPAILTSFRAVAANPGPMIVWALIVALALVIGFIPLFVGLAVVLPILGHATWHLYRKVVE